The genomic window CACAGTAGCTTTGCAACTGTTTTTAAGACCATTGTGGGGATGTCTCCAGTAACTTTAATAAAGTTAATTAAAGAAGAGCGAAAAAAAGGTAAACCTGAAACAACAAACTAAATGTGTAAAAATTTCACATATCTTTTATTGTATATATGTCTTAGTTTTAGCTCTGCACAGGCACTAGATTACGTACAAAGTAAGCAAGCAGACAGCCTAATACAAGCTAGTATTGTTAAGGTATACGACAACCCTAGCGAATCTATAGAATTAGGTTTAAAGATTTTTGAAGACGCTAACAATTCGGTTAAAACCAGAACCAAAGCACTTATGTTGGTCTCTCTTGCCTACACCTCAAAAAGAGACTATCAAAAAGCTTTAGAATACACTGTTAAGGCTGAAGAATTTTCAAAAGAACTTGATGATAAAGTGCTACAGATTGAAATTCTTTTTAAGACAGGAATTTTATATCAACAACTCAAGATTTTTGATAAGTCTATAGAGTTTTTAGAAAAAACAGAGCAAATGGCGCTTCTTTATCCTGACAGGGAATTAGTAGGTAAGTATTTGGCCAACAGCTATACCGTAAAAGGATTTATATATAAAGACAACCTTAACTGTGATATTGCCTTAGAGTTTTTTGACAAAGGCATAAAAGAATATAAAAAGCTAAAAAATGTAGCAGTAAACACCAACTTAAGTATTGCTTATTACAACAGAGGTAATTGCTACACACTTTTAGCCGATTATGACATGGCAATTAATAGCTTCAATAAATCTATAACATACGCCAATATGGAAGAAGCCAACAGCCTTATAGCTTTTGCTCAAAAAGGATTGGCAGAAGTTTATACAGATCAAGGCAGATACGAAGACTCAATAGTATTGTTAAATGAAGCACTAGAAAAATCGCAAAATGTAGGTGACATAATATTAAACTCTAGTATTTACAACGGACTTTTTGAAAACTATCTCGCCATAAATAATTGGGAAAAATACGAAGAGTACTATAACCTTTATTCCAAAACTCAATTAGACATAAAATCTTCTGAACGTAAATCTGTTGACGATTCAATAAGTAAAATTGAAGACGTTCAATCTGAAGAATTAACTCATATAAAAAGTAAATTTAAAAATCAGTTAACATGGTTGGGAGCTATTTTTTTAGTAATTATTTTCTTTAGTTTTTTTATTATAAAAAATAGCAAAAGCGACATAATTACCCTTAAAAAAGAAATAAAGAAACTCCAAGAGCAAGAATAGACTTTTTAATATTTTCAAAATATAAACAACTAAAAAACAGTTGTTTATATTATTTTTTTTCTTTCAAAATTCCGCAAATACAAAAGACTTAGCCTTTTATATATGGTATATGTATTAGTACATTTAGAATGTAAAATTCTAGAGAAACACTAACAGAAAATATTATCCAATATGAAAAATAAGTCACTAATCGTTGTAGACAAATCTCATTTTTTTTCATCAAAATTTCCCTCTAATTTGAGTTCTGTTTTTGAGCAGGTACAAAAATCAAAGGTTGCCATGTTAATGTTGGTTGCTTTTATTTTTTCGGCTCAAGGTGTAGCACAAGTAGACGAAAATTTCGATAGTGGTATTCCTACGGAATGGACAATAGTAGATAATGGAGTAGGAACTCAAACTTGGCAAGTAACAGCAGATGGTTATTTGGGCACTAATGGTGTATCCATAAATCCTTCATTAGATAATATTGGTGACCAAAACACAGCACAATATTTTTTGGTAACACCACAATTTGCTGTTCCAGAAAATGGCGAAATACATTTCTTCACTAAACAAGGAAGCGAAGCAGATAATGGTACGCAATACCAAATACGTTTATCTACTGCAGCTCAACCAGATATAAATGGTTTTAATATTGTTTTACAGTCTTATACAGAATCAAATTTAAATACAGGATCTCAAACCAACTATGAAGAAAATGTGGTAGAAATCCCAACTTCAATTCCAGCAGGATTAAACATATACATCGCATTTGTAGCAGTTAATACACAAAACGGCGCTTCACCAACAGGTGACGAGTGGTTTATAGACAACGTCTCTATCCTAGAAGGTTGTTCTGAAATTGACAGCAACAATGTTACCATAGACAATATTACAGTAGAAGGTGCAGAAGTTTCATGGACACATCCTACAGCTACAAATTTTGAATTGCAAGTATTACCTACAGGAGGTATACCTGCAGGAGCGGGAATTCCGGTAACAGGTAACACAACAACCTTAAACAATCTAGATGAAGATACAGAATATGATATTTACATACGTGCTATTTGCGACAATAGTACTATTAGCGAGTATTCAGGTCCTTTTACTTTTAAAACTTTAAAATATGGACTGTCTTGTGACCAACCTATTATTGTTCCAGATGTATCAACCACACCTTACGTTCTTATAGACAATCTAGATCAATGGGAAAACCCAAATGTTACCTATTCTACTCAAGGCTCTAATTGTTTACCAGGCTCAACAACAACAAATTATCTTAACGGAAATAAGATTTTCTTATCCTATACACCAACTGAAGATGGCCTATTGACCTTAACCCAAGAAACAGGAACAGATGGTGGAGCCAATGGAAATAATTGCTACAACGACAGAAGTTCATTATTTGTATACGACAGTTGTGCAAACGTTGGTATAGAATGTTTAGCAGGCACAATAACCACTAATGCTTTTGAGCCAAAATCTATATCTAACCTGTTGGTACAAGCTGGGCAAACATATATAATAGTTGTGTCTTCGCAGCTATCAACAACAGCAGGCATATGCTTTACATTAGAAATTAGCAGTCCTACTTGTGCTCCTCCAAGCGATATCTATTATAACGATTTAACAGAAGACAGTGTTAGTTTCAACTGGGATAACATAGGAGGTTTTTCAGATTCTTGGGAATATATAGTAATGCCAACAGGATCTGGTGAGCCAACAGGATCTGGCACTGCTACAACAACCAATTTAGATAATGCTATATCTGGGCTAACACCAGATACAGTTTATGATATATATGTAAGATCTGTTTGTAGCGGAACTCCTGGTCTTTGGAGTGATGCCGTAACGTTTAAAACACAATGTACTACATTTAACACACCTTATTCAACCGAATTCACAAACGCCACTAACGAAAATCCAGAACCATGTTGGACAACTCTTGATGTTAATGGCGATGGTAACAGTTTTGGTTTTATTGGAGGGTACGCTACTCTTAGAACACAAAACAACAACATTAATGGTTTAAATAATGATATTTATGCCTCACCAAGAGTAAATTTTGATGGTATTACACCCAAAAGACTACGCTTCAAACACAGAGCTACACAAGGTATTTCTGCATATTCGGTAAAATTATCTACTACTGGTATTGGTAGAGACAATTTTACAACTATTGTACAACCAGAAACAACAATAAACAACACCAGCTTTCAAGAAGTTATACTAGACCTTCCAGAAGCAATTATAGGCGAAGTGAATATTGCTTTTGTTGTTGAGCCAAATACAACCGAAACTGCAATAAGAGTCTCTTTTGATGATGTCTATATAGAAGATAAACCTACATGTCCAGATCCTTTAGATCCTTTTGTCCTAGAGTCGCAAATCACAACAAATTCTGCATGGTTGTTATGGACCGCAGGAGATAATGAAACCCAATGGCAAGTTGTAATACAAGATGAAGGAGCTGGCATTCCAACTACAGATGGAGATTTAGTATCTAGTAACTTCCCATATATCGCTAATGGATTAGATTCTGGTAGAAGATATGAGTTCTATGTAAGAGCATATTGTGCTACCGATGACCAAAGTGAATGGGTAGGTCCTGTTACATTTACAACTTTATGCGAATCGTACGACACTCCTTTTTATGAAAGCTTTGATGACGACGATGCCAATACACAAAAATTTTGTTGGGAAATAAATGATGCAAATACAGACGGTTCAACATGGACTATTGATGAAGATCACGCACTTATACAAACACCACCTTTTTCACCTCCTTCTGGCTTTAATGATTACCTAATATCACCAGCTATTAACATGGATGGTGTAAAAGAACTAAAGTATAAGTATAGAGCCGATTTTTCTTTCTTCTCTGGTCCTCCTCGATTTGGTCTTGAGGTATTAATGTCAACCACCAATACAAATCCTGGTAGTTTTACAGTTATTTCACCTCTTGAAGTTTTTACAAATTCTTCATATGAAGAAAAATCTATATTTATTGAAGCTACAGGAACAGTTTACATTGCTTTTAGAGTACCACCAGAATTTACAGGAGGCTGGTCAATACTTAGTCTTGATGATGTAAGCATAACCGACGCACCTGCTTGTCCTAACCCATCAGAATTAACGGTAGATACCATATTTTCTGATAGTGCAGAATTGTCATGGACACAAGGTTTTGAAGAAACAGACTGGAATATCGCTGTACAATTGGCAGGTTCTGGCATACCTACTACAGGTGAAGCTGTTTTAGCATCAAATTTTACAGCATCAGACTTGTTAGCAAATACAGAATATGAATTTTATGTACAAGCTAACTGTGGCACAGAAACAAGTGATTGGGTAGGACCTGTAACATTTACAACTTTATGTGAGTCTTTCACTTCTCCTTTTACAGAAACCTTTAACTATGATTCAACAACAGAAGAATGTTGGATCGTAATTAACAATAATGACGATTTTGAAACTTGGGAACTAAACACCACAGGCTTTTCTTACGAAGGAGACCAAGCAGCAGTAATGTTTACTGGTACAAATGGTCTAAACGACGATTGGTTAATTTCACCAACCATCACAATAACAGAAAATCAACGTTTACGCTACTATTACAGAGTAAATGATAGCTTTTTTACAGAAGATTTAGATGTTCTTCTATCTACAAACGGTATTGGTTTAGATCAATTCACCACAGTACTATACGATTCTGATAGTGATACAGAAATTATAAATAATGTAGAATACAAAGTTAAGATTATAAACTTCCCTTCAGGTATTACAGGAGATATTAATATTGCATTTCATGTACCATTTTATGCAAGCACACAATCTTACAGAGGGCAAACTCTAGCTATAGACAATGTAAATATTGAAGACATACCAGAATGTCCAGAACCAACAAACATCGTATTAAATAACATTACAGATACTGAGGTACAGGTTTCTTGGGATGCCAACGGATCTGAAACAGCTTGGGAAATTTCAGTACAGCCAGCAGGAACACCAGCACCAGTTGGAGACACAGACCCAAGTTACCTTTATAATGCTCCAACAAATCCTTTTACAGTTACAAACCTAGATCCTTCAACCATGTACGACATCTATGTTAGGGCTGTATGTGATGGAGATAGCCAATGGACAGGTCCTATATCTGTAACAACAAGATGTAATTTTGATGATTTATGTCAATACACATTTGTGTTAACTAGTGATTCTGATGTTTCAGCTAGATTAGACATTTCGCAAAACAATCAATTTTTGCAATCACTTCCTTTTGAAGGCAACACAGGAGACTCATTTACTGTATTCTTATGCTCTGGCACAGAGTTTTCAGTATATTTTTACACTCTCGGAAGTTCGCAACCACAATACGACAGCTACCAGTTTGATGTTTTAGACGCATCAAATAACCTAGTATATTCAAGTCCAACAGGTATTCCTCTAAGAACAACTGTTTACGAAGGCACAGCCGTCTGTGGTGCTATAAGTTGCCCTCAACCTACCAACTTATCTATAAATGAATTTTCAGAATTCTCTTGGACTCCAGCTGGTAGTGAAACACAATGGGAAGTAGCCGTACAACCTCTTGGTAATGGTACAATACCTCAATCTGGCACCATAGTTTCCACAAATTCATATACACCATCTGATGATGATTTCACAGATTTAAATGTAGCTACTTACGAGTATTTTGTAAGAGCAGTTTGTGGTACAGATGATGAAAGTTACTGGTCTGGACCTTTTGAGTTTGTTAGAAACGATGATGTTTCAAACGCTATAACGGTTCCAATAAATGATACAACCGTTTGTATGGAATCTATCACTGAAGTTTCATTTTTAAATGCGACAGTATCTCCTGAAGCACGAACTTGCGAAGGTGAAAACGGCAAAGATGTTTGGTTTGATTTTACTGCCGAATCTAGAGTTCACATCATTGAACTAAATAATTTTAACGGAAGTCTTAGAGACAGTGCAGGAGATCCTACCTATTACGAAATGATTACCACACTGTATAGAAACAATGGTGGCATTCTCGAAGAAATTACATGTAGCTATGACAATGCTTTAGCTGCTATGTATTCTTCAGAATTAGTTGTAGGAGACAATTACAAAGTAAGAGTTACACTAAACACTACAGAATCTACCGAATATAGATTTAGTATTTGCATTAAAACTCCAGAAGATTTATGTTTAGTTGATACCGTTAATGGAGGTTTTGAAGAACCTGTACTGAATGGCTTAAGTGGTATAAACACTATCATATCCTTAAACACAATTCCTGGATGGCGATCAAATTTAGACTCATCTAATAACATTTTTTATTGGGAATCATTAAACGCTCCTGGATTTACACCTTATGAAGGCGGACAATGTGTTCAAATTTTATCAGACCAAGGCACAACTATAGATCCTAACGATCCTAACATTAAAGGGCTATACCGAGATTTTGACACATCGCAAATGACATTAATGGATTATAGTTTTGCTCATCTAGCTAGATTTGATGGTAACACAATTCAACTATTTGCTGGTCCTGTTGGTGGTCCTTACACCATGATTAATAACCACCTAGGAACAACCCAAGGATGGGATTTGGTAACAGGGCAATATATGGTTCCAACGGATCAAACAGAAACTAGATTTATATTTAGAGCTAGTGATGGCGACGATATTGGTAACGTCTTAGATGCTATTAATTTTGTTGCTAATAACGAAATTATTACCCAACCTCTTACCATAGATTGTGACAACAACATGGCAACCGTTGAGGCTAATGGAATGGGTATGTGGATAGCCAGCGACACTAATCCTGGTGATATTACAATCGCAACACCAAATAATAATACTACAGATATTACAGATTTTGTTCAGCCAGGCACATATACTTTTACATGGCAAACTAGCTACTGTTCTTATGATTTAGAGATTACCTATAATGGTGTAGCAGAAACACCAACGGTAGAATCGCCTGTAGAATATTGTTTAAATGATACAGCCCAACAACTTACGGCAACACCTACTGATGCATTAACCCTTGTCTGGTACACAGTAGCTACAGGAGGAACGGGAAGCACCACAGCGCCAACACCAGATACTTCTGTTGTAGGTACTACATCTTACTATGTAGCTTATCAAGATAGTCAAGGTTGCGAAGGACCTAGAGCTGAAATTTCAGTTATTGTAAGCGAGTCCTTTACACCGCAATTAGTATTTAGTTATGACGATACTTGTATTTTATCTGATGTTAATCCAACACCTACATTAAGTGATGATTTTAATACAGGAGGAACATTCTCATCAACCACACTTACAGTAGAAACTACTACTGGAGTAATTGATATGACTTCAGCTTCTGCTGGTCAACATAATGTTGTATATACTTTTGATGGAGATGAAGACAATTGTTTAGAAGGCGGAACCTTTACAACAACAATTACATTTACAGCTGCCGAAACACCAGTTACAACTTTTAACTATGGCAATGAAGCTTTCTGTTTACTTAATGGCACTACAGCACTTCCAGTTTTAGAAATTGGATTTGCAACTGGAGGAACATTCTCATCTACTACAGTAACTGTCAATAGCTCTACAGGTGAAATTGATTTAACCTCAGCTTCCGAAGGCAATCATGATATTACTTATACGATTGAAGAAAGTATTGACAACTGTATTGAAGGCAGTACATTCACTACAACTATTGAAGTGGTTGCAACTGTAAATCCTGTTACAGATTTTAGTTACGAACAAACTACTTATTGTGAGAACACAGGAACTATATCAATTGTACCTAGCAACAACTTTACAACGGGAGGAACATTTAGTTCTACTACTGGACTTACTTTAGATGCAACAACAGGTGACGTAAACTTAGATACAAGCACATCTGGAACTTATACAATCACATATACAATTGATGAAGATTTAGCTAACTGTACAACAAGCAGCAATAGTGAGTTTACCATAACGATTAATGCTTCAGTAACACCAGAAACTGAATTCAATTATGGAGATACTGTAATCTGCCCAATTGGAATTACTGAACTCTCTCCAGTTTTAACCACAGGATTTACATCTGGTGGCACCTTTAGCTCACTTACTTTAGATGTTGATAGCACCACAGGAGCTATAGATATTACTTCTGCAACAGCAGGCTCACACGATATCACTTACACTTTTGAAGAAGATACAACCAATTGTATTTTGGGCGGTACGTTTACAACAACAATAGAAATAACTGAAGTGACTACTCCAGTAACTACATTTACTTATAATGAAGATATTTATTGTGGTGATGCCGGAGCTATATTCCCAAATACTGATACAGATTTTAC from Winogradskyella sp. MH6 includes these protein-coding regions:
- a CDS encoding choice-of-anchor J domain-containing protein — translated: MKNKSLIVVDKSHFFSSKFPSNLSSVFEQVQKSKVAMLMLVAFIFSAQGVAQVDENFDSGIPTEWTIVDNGVGTQTWQVTADGYLGTNGVSINPSLDNIGDQNTAQYFLVTPQFAVPENGEIHFFTKQGSEADNGTQYQIRLSTAAQPDINGFNIVLQSYTESNLNTGSQTNYEENVVEIPTSIPAGLNIYIAFVAVNTQNGASPTGDEWFIDNVSILEGCSEIDSNNVTIDNITVEGAEVSWTHPTATNFELQVLPTGGIPAGAGIPVTGNTTTLNNLDEDTEYDIYIRAICDNSTISEYSGPFTFKTLKYGLSCDQPIIVPDVSTTPYVLIDNLDQWENPNVTYSTQGSNCLPGSTTTNYLNGNKIFLSYTPTEDGLLTLTQETGTDGGANGNNCYNDRSSLFVYDSCANVGIECLAGTITTNAFEPKSISNLLVQAGQTYIIVVSSQLSTTAGICFTLEISSPTCAPPSDIYYNDLTEDSVSFNWDNIGGFSDSWEYIVMPTGSGEPTGSGTATTTNLDNAISGLTPDTVYDIYVRSVCSGTPGLWSDAVTFKTQCTTFNTPYSTEFTNATNENPEPCWTTLDVNGDGNSFGFIGGYATLRTQNNNINGLNNDIYASPRVNFDGITPKRLRFKHRATQGISAYSVKLSTTGIGRDNFTTIVQPETTINNTSFQEVILDLPEAIIGEVNIAFVVEPNTTETAIRVSFDDVYIEDKPTCPDPLDPFVLESQITTNSAWLLWTAGDNETQWQVVIQDEGAGIPTTDGDLVSSNFPYIANGLDSGRRYEFYVRAYCATDDQSEWVGPVTFTTLCESYDTPFYESFDDDDANTQKFCWEINDANTDGSTWTIDEDHALIQTPPFSPPSGFNDYLISPAINMDGVKELKYKYRADFSFFSGPPRFGLEVLMSTTNTNPGSFTVISPLEVFTNSSYEEKSIFIEATGTVYIAFRVPPEFTGGWSILSLDDVSITDAPACPNPSELTVDTIFSDSAELSWTQGFEETDWNIAVQLAGSGIPTTGEAVLASNFTASDLLANTEYEFYVQANCGTETSDWVGPVTFTTLCESFTSPFTETFNYDSTTEECWIVINNNDDFETWELNTTGFSYEGDQAAVMFTGTNGLNDDWLISPTITITENQRLRYYYRVNDSFFTEDLDVLLSTNGIGLDQFTTVLYDSDSDTEIINNVEYKVKIINFPSGITGDINIAFHVPFYASTQSYRGQTLAIDNVNIEDIPECPEPTNIVLNNITDTEVQVSWDANGSETAWEISVQPAGTPAPVGDTDPSYLYNAPTNPFTVTNLDPSTMYDIYVRAVCDGDSQWTGPISVTTRCNFDDLCQYTFVLTSDSDVSARLDISQNNQFLQSLPFEGNTGDSFTVFLCSGTEFSVYFYTLGSSQPQYDSYQFDVLDASNNLVYSSPTGIPLRTTVYEGTAVCGAISCPQPTNLSINEFSEFSWTPAGSETQWEVAVQPLGNGTIPQSGTIVSTNSYTPSDDDFTDLNVATYEYFVRAVCGTDDESYWSGPFEFVRNDDVSNAITVPINDTTVCMESITEVSFLNATVSPEARTCEGENGKDVWFDFTAESRVHIIELNNFNGSLRDSAGDPTYYEMITTLYRNNGGILEEITCSYDNALAAMYSSELVVGDNYKVRVTLNTTESTEYRFSICIKTPEDLCLVDTVNGGFEEPVLNGLSGINTIISLNTIPGWRSNLDSSNNIFYWESLNAPGFTPYEGGQCVQILSDQGTTIDPNDPNIKGLYRDFDTSQMTLMDYSFAHLARFDGNTIQLFAGPVGGPYTMINNHLGTTQGWDLVTGQYMVPTDQTETRFIFRASDGDDIGNVLDAINFVANNEIITQPLTIDCDNNMATVEANGMGMWIASDTNPGDITIATPNNNTTDITDFVQPGTYTFTWQTSYCSYDLEITYNGVAETPTVESPVEYCLNDTAQQLTATPTDALTLVWYTVATGGTGSTTAPTPDTSVVGTTSYYVAYQDSQGCEGPRAEISVIVSESFTPQLVFSYDDTCILSDVNPTPTLSDDFNTGGTFSSTTLTVETTTGVIDMTSASAGQHNVVYTFDGDEDNCLEGGTFTTTITFTAAETPVTTFNYGNEAFCLLNGTTALPVLEIGFATGGTFSSTTVTVNSSTGEIDLTSASEGNHDITYTIEESIDNCIEGSTFTTTIEVVATVNPVTDFSYEQTTYCENTGTISIVPSNNFTTGGTFSSTTGLTLDATTGDVNLDTSTSGTYTITYTIDEDLANCTTSSNSEFTITINASVTPETEFNYGDTVICPIGITELSPVLTTGFTSGGTFSSLTLDVDSTTGAIDITSATAGSHDITYTFEEDTTNCILGGTFTTTIEITEVTTPVTTFTYNEDIYCGDAGAIFPNTDTDFTQGGTFTAENGLIINPSTGEIDVASSSLGNYTVTYTIAADETSCTESGSSSFNITILDAIEVVIIGECNAENYTLTASPVDGSYNPNEATYTWMDANGNVTNQTSEVFNVTDYADQNSGFSVPATFTVLVEFGGCSVTQSFTAERSACRDIPRGISPDGNGKNDTFDLTGFGVTEIYMYNRYGTEVYRYKGTYTNQWHGQSNKGDELPDGTYFYSIRKDDGSTITGWVYINRAH
- a CDS encoding tetratricopeptide repeat protein — protein: MCKNFTYLLLYICLSFSSAQALDYVQSKQADSLIQASIVKVYDNPSESIELGLKIFEDANNSVKTRTKALMLVSLAYTSKRDYQKALEYTVKAEEFSKELDDKVLQIEILFKTGILYQQLKIFDKSIEFLEKTEQMALLYPDRELVGKYLANSYTVKGFIYKDNLNCDIALEFFDKGIKEYKKLKNVAVNTNLSIAYYNRGNCYTLLADYDMAINSFNKSITYANMEEANSLIAFAQKGLAEVYTDQGRYEDSIVLLNEALEKSQNVGDIILNSSIYNGLFENYLAINNWEKYEEYYNLYSKTQLDIKSSERKSVDDSISKIEDVQSEELTHIKSKFKNQLTWLGAIFLVIIFFSFFIIKNSKSDIITLKKEIKKLQEQE